AGCCACTAATTAATGATGCATTACATCAAGTCTTAGGGGATTCCAGTACTTCATCGGCGTTAGGAATGATTGCGCAATACGATTCACGTAATAATTTATTTTATCCAACTCAAGGTGGAACGGCGAAAGCTGAATATCTTTGGTATCGAGATGGGTTTGGCAGTGATTACCATTTTAATACGTTAACCTTAGATGGCCATTACTTTTTTCCTCTTGCGGATAAATGGACATTAGGTGTGGCGGGTAACTATCAGTCTTTAACTCATGCCGATAAAAATTTACCACCACTAGCACGGCCATATATTAATATGCGAGGAATTTCTCGTTATCGTTATCAAGGCGATTACGTATTAACGACACAAACTCAGCTTATGTGGCAAGTCACTCCTCGCTGGTCATTGCATGGATTTGTAGGGGCTGGCAGTGTGGCTGAAGAGGCGCACGACTTATATAAAGAGACTGAATTTGCCTATGGAACGGGCTTTCGTTATTTGATCGCACGTCGCTTTGGGCTACACACAGGTATTGATTTAGCCTTTAGTGATGAAGATACGGCATTTTATTTTAATGTTGGCTCTGGGTTCTAAGCCAGTCTTTAACTAACCTGAGTTGTAGATAAAAGTGTCACAATAATAAGTCTAACCCGCTGAATGCTTAAGAAGCTTAACGCTTAGAGGTGTTTAAGTACGCGGAGGTTATTTCACCAATAATTCTTTGTAAGTTAAATATAAACGGGCATCAAATTCCAACTGATGATAATCCGGCTCCATGTGGCAGCAGAGGGCATAAAATGCTTTATTGTGATCT
This Vibrio aphrogenes DNA region includes the following protein-coding sequences:
- a CDS encoding BamA/TamA family outer membrane protein codes for the protein MPKQTLWLLASLCFPSSLFAASFMDPLDGQLDMSEVIADNPYAFLPVPIILTEPAIGYGGGFFGMFLHESEAAREKRKQMALQAVDGGVSLIPPNFTVVGGAATENGTWFTGAAHRHTWLNDRIRYLGALGYANINIDIFHDFNHLSADRNLAFQSQTEGYGGVQKLQFKVANTHLYLGVSQLWFHTKIGAKEPLINDALHQVLGDSSTSSALGMIAQYDSRNNLFYPTQGGTAKAEYLWYRDGFGSDYHFNTLTLDGHYFFPLADKWTLGVAGNYQSLTHADKNLPPLARPYINMRGISRYRYQGDYVLTTQTQLMWQVTPRWSLHGFVGAGSVAEEAHDLYKETEFAYGTGFRYLIARRFGLHTGIDLAFSDEDTAFYFNVGSGF